Proteins encoded by one window of Methanomassiliicoccaceae archaeon:
- the ribB gene encoding 3,4-dihydroxy-2-butanone-4-phosphate synthase, with protein MNFKKALDDIRQGKVILVYDFDDREGESDLTVASQYITYETVQMMRKRAGGLICTTTPFEKARDVGLPYMADVYFDDSNRFPLLKAMAPDDIPYDNTKSSFGVTINHRKTYTGITDRDRALTISKFAEILFRDKPASEISKEIGEEFRSPGHVHLLNATEHILTNRRGHTELCTAMMYMAGVNPSATICEMMGDDGRSMTKKDVMKFADDNNIEFVTGDQVLGRWEDFKRKSGADC; from the coding sequence ATTTCGACGACCGGGAAGGCGAGTCCGACCTGACGGTCGCCTCGCAATACATAACCTATGAGACGGTACAGATGATGAGGAAAAGGGCCGGAGGACTTATCTGCACGACCACTCCCTTCGAAAAAGCGCGCGACGTCGGACTCCCATATATGGCCGACGTCTATTTCGATGATTCGAACAGGTTCCCGCTCCTAAAGGCGATGGCCCCCGACGACATCCCTTACGACAATACGAAGTCTTCTTTCGGAGTGACGATTAACCATCGGAAGACATACACGGGAATAACTGACAGGGACAGGGCGCTCACTATCTCCAAATTCGCTGAAATCTTGTTCCGGGACAAGCCCGCATCCGAGATATCCAAGGAGATCGGAGAGGAGTTCCGGTCCCCGGGGCACGTCCATCTTCTGAACGCGACCGAACACATCCTCACCAACAGAAGGGGGCACACAGAACTCTGCACCGCCATGATGTACATGGCAGGCGTCAATCCTTCAGCCACCATATGCGAGATGATGGGGGACGACGGCAGGTCGATGACCAAGAAGGATGTCATGAAGTTCGCAGATGACAATAACATCGAATTCGTAACCGGCGACCAGGTCCTCGGCAGGTGGGAAGACTTCAAAAGAAAGAGCGGAGCCGACTGCTGA
- a CDS encoding adenylyltransferase/cytidyltransferase family protein, protein MTRVMASGVFDIIHTGHISYLEQARSMGDELVVVVACDNTVRRRKHEPVTPEGMRVRIVGSLKPVDRAVVGKDGNIFETVREIDPDIIVLGFDQHFDEKELSKSLESHGLSGIKICRATECAEDLAATRRIISRINSMEGEL, encoded by the coding sequence ATGACCAGAGTCATGGCATCCGGAGTATTCGACATCATACATACCGGCCACATATCATACCTCGAACAGGCCAGGTCCATGGGGGACGAGCTCGTGGTGGTCGTTGCATGCGACAACACCGTAAGGCGAAGGAAGCACGAGCCGGTCACGCCCGAGGGAATGAGGGTGCGCATAGTAGGTTCACTGAAACCTGTGGACCGGGCGGTGGTCGGAAAGGATGGAAATATCTTCGAGACCGTCCGCGAGATAGATCCCGACATAATCGTCCTTGGCTTCGACCAGCATTTCGACGAGAAGGAACTTTCGAAGAGCCTGGAGAGCCACGGGCTCAGCGGCATTAAGATATGCAGGGCCACGGAATGCGCCGAAGACCTGGCCGCCACTCGCAGGATAATAAGCAGGATCAACTCCATGGAGGGCGAGCTATGA
- the ribC gene encoding riboflavin synthase has product MKLIGIADTTFARYDMGRAAINELERTGTGFRIVRYTVPGVKDLPVACKKLIDEQKCDIVMALGMPGPMEKDKMCAHEASTGLIRTQLMTNKHIIEVFVHIDEAVDDRELATLADARTREHAINVYNLLFHPEKLTAQAGTGQRQGFKDAGSARMR; this is encoded by the coding sequence ATGAAGCTTATAGGTATTGCCGACACAACTTTCGCCCGTTATGACATGGGTAGAGCGGCGATCAATGAATTAGAGAGAACCGGTACGGGATTCAGGATCGTCAGGTACACCGTTCCCGGAGTGAAAGACCTGCCTGTTGCATGCAAGAAGCTCATAGATGAGCAGAAATGCGATATTGTGATGGCCCTCGGCATGCCTGGGCCCATGGAAAAGGATAAGATGTGCGCCCATGAGGCCTCGACCGGCCTGATACGCACGCAGCTGATGACCAACAAGCACATAATCGAAGTCTTCGTCCACATAGACGAGGCTGTAGACGACAGGGAGCTGGCCACCCTGGCGGATGCGAGGACGAGGGAGCATGCGATAAACGTGTACAACCTACTCTTCCACCCGGAAAAGCTGACCGCCCAGGCGGGCACCGGCCAGAGACAGGGATTCAAGGACGCGGGATCCGCAAGGATGAGGTGA